From one Chloroflexota bacterium genomic stretch:
- a CDS encoding glycosyltransferase family 2 protein, giving the protein MAVKHRISAFFPCFNDAGTIASMVMEALVVLRELALDYEVIVVENGSTDYAWDVLDELERLYGDWGVDNLDRGRVRIIRFAEALDYGGALRAGFAACRYELIFYTDGDGQYDVREMRSLYAALEREEAAGRQVDVVMGNKITRRDPLHRRFISWAYHNLMAVVFQFKVHDVDCDFRLIKRHVFDKVVLTQNSGAIALELMTKIQYAGFRTVEVPVNHFHRAYGVSQFFHVRRLVKVVISLAKLWWWLRVKRGVGTPSRLPEPLPVGSPRPQVNGSH; this is encoded by the coding sequence GTGGCTGTGAAGCACCGTATCTCAGCGTTCTTCCCCTGCTTCAACGACGCTGGCACCATCGCCTCGATGGTGATGGAGGCGCTCGTTGTGTTGCGTGAGCTGGCGCTCGACTACGAGGTGATCGTCGTCGAGAATGGCAGCACCGACTACGCCTGGGACGTCCTCGACGAGCTGGAGCGACTGTACGGGGATTGGGGCGTTGACAACCTCGACCGTGGGCGCGTGCGGATCATCCGGTTCGCGGAAGCGCTCGACTACGGCGGCGCGCTGCGGGCCGGCTTCGCGGCCTGTCGCTACGAGCTGATCTTCTACACCGATGGCGACGGCCAGTACGACGTTCGTGAGATGCGAAGTCTCTACGCCGCGCTCGAACGGGAGGAGGCGGCCGGCCGTCAGGTGGACGTGGTGATGGGGAACAAGATCACCCGCCGCGATCCGCTCCATCGCCGGTTCATCAGCTGGGCCTACCACAACCTGATGGCGGTCGTGTTCCAGTTCAAGGTGCACGACGTGGACTGTGATTTCCGCCTGATCAAGCGCCACGTCTTCGACAAGGTGGTGCTGACCCAGAACAGCGGGGCCATCGCGCTGGAGCTGATGACCAAGATCCAGTACGCCGGCTTCCGGACCGTCGAGGTGCCGGTCAACCACTTCCACCGGGCGTACGGCGTCTCCCAGTTCTTCCACGTGCGCCGGCTGGTGAAGGTGGTCATCAGCCTCGCGAAGCTGTGGTGGTGGCTGCGCGTGAAGCGCGGCGTCGGGACGCCGTCGCGGCTGCCGGAGCCGCTGCCGGTTGGATCGCCCCGGCCGCAGGTCAACGGCTCGCACTGA
- a CDS encoding TatD family hydrolase, with the protein MRIFDPHIHMYARTTDDYEAMALAGIEAVVDPAFWLGSARHHAGTFYDYFEHLLGFEAERAAQYNISHHCTLSVNPREANDLALANEVLERLPEYLSRPRCIAIGEVGFDRQTEAEEEVFRKQVRIARDRGLLLLVHTPHQYKRVGVERTLRILSEEGIEQRQVLVDHNTEETMPLFAGTEYYVGLTVYPVTKLSPERAVNIARQYGIERLIVNSSADWGPSDVLSVPKVAQLMLKSGFSRDEAERLVWENPIRFYSQSTNFTVPKGAEHLASTRGWSLRS; encoded by the coding sequence ATGCGTATCTTCGATCCGCACATTCACATGTATGCGCGCACGACCGACGATTACGAGGCGATGGCCCTGGCTGGCATCGAGGCCGTCGTGGATCCCGCCTTCTGGCTGGGGTCGGCGCGCCACCATGCCGGCACCTTCTACGACTACTTCGAGCATCTGCTGGGCTTCGAGGCCGAGCGGGCGGCGCAGTACAACATCTCGCACCACTGCACCCTCTCGGTGAACCCGCGCGAGGCGAACGACCTGGCGCTGGCGAACGAGGTGCTGGAGCGGCTGCCGGAATACCTGTCCCGGCCGCGCTGCATCGCCATCGGCGAGGTCGGCTTCGACCGGCAGACCGAGGCGGAGGAGGAGGTCTTCCGCAAGCAGGTCCGCATCGCGCGGGATCGCGGGCTGCTGCTGCTGGTCCACACGCCACATCAGTACAAGCGCGTGGGCGTCGAGCGGACGCTGCGGATTCTCTCCGAGGAGGGCATCGAGCAGCGGCAGGTGCTGGTCGATCACAACACCGAGGAGACGATGCCGCTGTTCGCCGGCACCGAGTACTACGTCGGGCTGACCGTCTACCCGGTGACCAAGCTCTCGCCCGAGCGGGCGGTGAACATCGCGCGGCAGTACGGCATCGAGCGGCTGATCGTGAACAGCTCCGCGGACTGGGGTCCGTCAGACGTGCTGAGCGTCCCGAAGGTCGCGCAGTTGATGCTCAAGAGCGGCTTCAGCCGCGACGAGGCCGAACGGCTGGTCTGGGAGAACCCGATCCGGTTCTACTCGCAGTCGACCAACTTCACGGTGCCGAAGGGCGCCGAGCACCTGGCGTCGACGCGGGGCTGGAGCCTGCGCTCGTAG
- a CDS encoding histidine phosphatase family protein codes for MLYLVRHCQTTGQEPDAPLTTAGTAQAETLAALLGGRGIQRIVSSTHLRARQSAQPLAARTGLPLETDGRLVERVLSTEPLPDWRERLLASWTDHDLAYPGGESGRVATARALAAIGEVLEAGPLPAAVVTHGNLLSLLLHALDGRPGFETWERLTNPDVFQVERQMASGGPAAATRWRVTRIWPG; via the coding sequence ATGTTGTACCTCGTGCGCCACTGCCAGACGACCGGCCAGGAGCCGGACGCGCCGCTGACGACGGCCGGTACGGCCCAGGCCGAGACGCTGGCGGCGTTGCTCGGCGGGCGCGGCATTCAGCGGATCGTCTCCAGCACCCACCTGCGCGCTCGCCAGTCAGCGCAGCCGCTGGCGGCCAGGACCGGGCTGCCGCTGGAGACGGATGGTCGGCTGGTCGAGCGGGTGCTCTCGACCGAGCCGCTGCCAGACTGGCGCGAGCGGCTGCTGGCAAGCTGGACCGACCACGACCTGGCCTATCCCGGCGGCGAGTCGGGCCGCGTGGCGACAGCCCGCGCCCTGGCGGCCATCGGCGAGGTGCTGGAGGCCGGGCCGCTGCCGGCCGCCGTCGTCACGCACGGGAACCTGCTGTCGCTGCTGCTGCACGCGCTCGACGGCCGCCCTGGCTTCGAGACCTGGGAGCGGCTCACCAACCCTGACGTCTTCCAGGTGGAACGGCAGATGGCGTCGGGCGGCCCGGCAGCGGCCACGAGGTGGCGCGTGACGCGCATCTGGCCCGGCTGA